One genomic segment of Fusobacterium mortiferum ATCC 9817 includes these proteins:
- a CDS encoding histidine triad nucleotide-binding protein — protein MATIFTKIINREIPATIVFENDKVIAFKDINPAAPVHILVVPKKEIPTINDIKPEDKDIIGEMYLAIGEITKKLGIAEEGYRVITNCNEFGGQEVFHLHFHILGGKKLGALLAD, from the coding sequence ATGGCAACTATTTTTACAAAAATAATAAATAGAGAGATACCAGCTACAATAGTTTTTGAAAATGATAAGGTTATAGCTTTTAAAGATATTAATCCAGCAGCTCCAGTACACATATTAGTAGTTCCTAAAAAAGAGATACCTACTATAAATGATATAAAGCCTGAAGATAAAGATATTATTGGAGAGATGTATCTTGCTATTGGAGAGATAACTAAAAAATTAGGAATAGCTGAAGAGGGATATAGAGTAATTACTAACTGTAATGAATTTGGAGGACAAGAGGTTTTCCATTTACATTTCCATATTTTAGGTGGGAAAAAATTAGGAGCTTTATTAGCTGACTAA
- a CDS encoding Fe-S-containing hydro-lyase: MEYHLTTPLKDEDIAKLKAGDTVKITGVIYTARDAAHARLVKLLEEGKELPIDVKGQVIYYVGPTPAKPGKPIGSAGPTTSYRMDAYAPDLIKVGLKGMIGKGARSKEVKDAMISEKAVYFAAVGGAAALIAKSIKKAELITYEDLGAEALRRLEVENFPAIVINDIYGGDLYQEGQAKWNRLDK; the protein is encoded by the coding sequence ATGGAATACCATTTAACAACACCTTTAAAAGATGAAGATATAGCAAAATTAAAAGCAGGAGATACAGTAAAAATAACTGGAGTAATATATACAGCTAGAGATGCTGCTCATGCTAGACTTGTAAAATTATTAGAAGAGGGAAAAGAGTTGCCTATTGATGTAAAAGGACAAGTTATATACTATGTAGGACCAACACCAGCTAAACCAGGAAAACCAATAGGAAGTGCTGGACCAACAACAAGTTATAGAATGGACGCCTATGCTCCTGATTTAATAAAAGTAGGATTAAAAGGGATGATAGGGAAAGGAGCAAGATCTAAAGAAGTTAAAGATGCTATGATATCTGAAAAGGCAGTTTATTTTGCCGCAGTAGGAGGAGCAGCTGCTCTTATAGCTAAATCAATAAAAAAAGCTGAACTAATTACTTATGAAGATTTAGGAGCAGAAGCTTTAAGAAGACTTGAGGTAGAAAATTTCCCAGCAATAGTTATCAATGATATCTATGGAGGAGATTTATACCAAGAGGGACAAGCTAAGTGGAATAGATTAGACAAATAA
- a CDS encoding fumarate hydratase produces MKELDLRKVTDEVERMCIEGNYFIGKEVLDKIKEAYAKEKSEVGKNILGQIIENDEIAMNEQVPMCQDTGIVVVFLEVGTEVKINGDIYEAVNEGVRRGYEKGYLRKSVVRHPLDRVNTKDNSPAIIHTKLVANSDKVKIIVAPKGGGSENMSALKMLKPSDGVEGIKKLVVETVKNAGGNPCPPIIVGVGIGGNFEKAAILAKEAVLRDINDVTPDPIARNLEAELLELINKTGVGPLGLGGLTTALAVKVNTYPCHIAALPVAININCHAARHKEVEL; encoded by the coding sequence ATGAAAGAATTAGATTTAAGGAAAGTTACTGACGAAGTAGAAAGAATGTGTATTGAGGGAAATTATTTTATTGGTAAAGAGGTTCTAGATAAGATTAAAGAAGCTTATGCTAAAGAGAAATCAGAAGTAGGAAAAAATATACTAGGTCAAATTATAGAAAATGATGAGATTGCTATGAATGAGCAAGTTCCTATGTGTCAAGATACAGGAATAGTAGTAGTATTCTTAGAGGTTGGTACAGAGGTAAAAATTAATGGAGATATATATGAAGCTGTAAATGAAGGGGTAAGAAGAGGATATGAAAAAGGGTATCTTAGAAAATCTGTTGTAAGACATCCATTAGATAGAGTTAATACTAAGGATAACTCTCCAGCTATAATTCATACAAAATTAGTAGCAAATTCAGATAAAGTAAAAATAATAGTTGCTCCTAAAGGTGGAGGTTCTGAAAATATGAGTGCTTTAAAAATGTTAAAGCCATCTGATGGAGTAGAGGGAATAAAAAAATTAGTAGTAGAAACTGTAAAAAATGCTGGTGGAAACCCTTGCCCTCCAATAATTGTAGGAGTTGGAATAGGTGGAAACTTTGAAAAGGCAGCTATATTAGCAAAAGAAGCTGTACTTAGAGATATAAATGATGTAACTCCAGACCCAATAGCAAGAAATTTAGAGGCTGAGTTATTAGAATTAATTAATAAAACAGGAGTAGGACCTTTAGGATTAGGAGGACTGACTACTGCTCTTGCTGTAAAAGTTAATACTTATCCTTGCCATATAGCTGCTCTTCCAGTTGCTATTAATATCAATTGCCACGCAGCTAGACATAAAGAAGTAGAGTTATAG
- a CDS encoding ABC transporter substrate-binding protein, translating into MFKKNLLILFVLLSLNIFADSIRVIVPDGLPALSIVNMVSTTKEIDGKKINYKIEKLSDALVVNMLKREGDIAVVPSNFSAQLYNKNLGYKILGTVGWGSFYVVSRENIKSLEELKGKEVYTFGKGLTPDIIFQSILEKKGIDKKDIKINYLSNGNEVASLYLGKKVDTIVIPEPMLSKVLSKSLSSNIVANLNDEWKNIIESDLGYPQSTLVVKEEVYNTNPKLVEEFISKLTESISLIYKNQDKTTENIKLNNLGIDTSILDKVLTRANISYTPVVDCQEEYHKYFEILESVNKKVIGGRLPDEEIYAK; encoded by the coding sequence ATGTTTAAAAAGAATTTACTAATATTATTTGTTTTACTAAGTCTAAATATTTTTGCTGATTCTATAAGAGTAATAGTACCAGATGGATTACCAGCTCTTTCAATAGTGAATATGGTGTCAACTACTAAAGAGATAGATGGAAAAAAGATAAATTATAAGATAGAAAAACTATCTGATGCTCTTGTAGTGAATATGTTAAAAAGAGAGGGAGATATAGCTGTTGTTCCATCTAATTTTTCAGCTCAGCTTTATAATAAAAACTTAGGTTATAAAATACTTGGAACAGTTGGTTGGGGTTCTTTTTATGTAGTAAGTAGAGAGAATATAAAATCTTTAGAGGAGTTAAAAGGAAAAGAGGTTTATACTTTTGGAAAAGGACTTACTCCAGATATAATATTTCAAAGTATTTTAGAGAAAAAGGGAATAGATAAAAAAGATATAAAAATAAACTATCTTTCTAATGGAAATGAAGTAGCTTCTCTATACTTAGGAAAAAAGGTGGATACTATTGTTATTCCAGAGCCGATGTTGAGTAAAGTATTATCTAAAAGTTTATCTTCTAATATTGTAGCTAATTTAAATGACGAATGGAAAAATATTATTGAATCAGACTTAGGTTATCCTCAATCTACTCTTGTTGTAAAAGAGGAAGTTTATAATACAAATCCTAAATTAGTAGAAGAGTTTATATCTAAATTGACAGAGAGTATATCATTGATTTATAAAAATCAAGATAAAACTACTGAGAATATAAAATTAAATAATTTAGGAATAGATACAAGTATTTTGGATAAAGTTTTAACTAGAGCTAATATTTCTTATACTCCAGTAGTGGACTGTCAAGAGGAGTATCATAAGTATTTTGAGATTTTAGAAAGTGTAAATAAAAAAGTAATTGGTGGAAGGTTACCAGATGAAGAGATTTATGCAAAATAG
- a CDS encoding ABC transporter permease, which yields MKRFMQNSPKFLSMFFFFIIWEGVALYIDNSLLFPRVSEIFLSLKNLVASGDFTLILWNTLSRFFISIVFSLILAIIFSVASYRYEVIGFLLFPFIIFLRAVPTIAIIIVVLIWSSVEKVPIVVGVLILFPILYESILGGIKNVDKNLLKMSKVFKVPTKRVVRDIYIPSIYYSISSNIPSYMGLTFKVIIAGEVLSQESLSIGGEIFINKIYLESSNIFAWIIVVIVLNYFLEKGLKTINSRVCRWEK from the coding sequence ATGAAGAGATTTATGCAAAATAGTCCTAAATTTCTTTCGATGTTCTTCTTCTTTATAATTTGGGAGGGAGTTGCCTTATATATAGACAACTCTCTTCTTTTTCCAAGAGTAAGTGAAATTTTTCTCTCATTAAAAAATTTAGTAGCAAGTGGAGATTTTACCTTAATATTATGGAATACACTGAGTAGATTTTTCATCTCTATCGTCTTCTCTTTAATATTAGCTATAATTTTCTCTGTGGCTTCATATAGATACGAGGTAATAGGTTTTCTTTTATTTCCATTTATAATTTTTCTAAGAGCTGTTCCAACTATTGCTATAATTATAGTAGTGCTTATATGGAGTAGTGTAGAAAAAGTTCCTATTGTTGTAGGAGTGTTAATTTTATTTCCAATACTATATGAGAGTATTTTAGGTGGTATAAAAAATGTAGATAAAAATCTATTGAAGATGTCAAAGGTTTTTAAGGTACCTACTAAAAGAGTTGTAAGAGATATTTATATTCCAAGTATATATTACTCTATATCTTCAAATATTCCATCATATATGGGGCTTACTTTTAAAGTGATAATAGCTGGAGAGGTTCTTTCTCAAGAGAGCTTATCAATAGGAGGAGAGATATTTATCAATAAGATTTATTTGGAAAGTTCAAATATCTTTGCTTGGATTATAGTAGTTATAGTTTTAAATTATTTTTTAGAAAAGGGATTAAAAACTATAAATAGTAGAGTGTGTAGGTGGGAAAAATGA
- a CDS encoding metal ABC transporter ATP-binding protein, which produces MSNYILTVDDFCLSYKNRNILENLSFSVERGDYLAIGGVPGSGKSTLIKSVLGLINNGISGNIEYHNIKKVDVSYIPQNSMQQKENFLGTVREVVAVSLLSKKRGRAFTEEDWEKVDNLLRRLKLFDIKDNKINKLTKGQQLKASLAKHMITEPKLLFIDSPNSTLDMKNKLDFYQTIKMLCDEDKLTVIFITHNIKEICQYANKLLFLKKKDRTYYFGDAQEFIKDKE; this is translated from the coding sequence ATGAGTAATTATATTTTAACCGTTGATGATTTTTGTTTGTCGTATAAGAATAGAAATATTTTAGAAAACCTCTCTTTTTCTGTGGAAAGAGGAGATTATCTAGCTATTGGAGGTGTCCCTGGCTCTGGGAAGAGTACACTTATTAAAAGTGTGTTGGGACTTATAAATAATGGGATAAGTGGTAACATAGAGTACCACAATATAAAAAAAGTAGATGTAAGTTATATCCCACAAAACTCTATGCAACAAAAGGAGAATTTTTTAGGAACTGTAAGAGAGGTAGTAGCTGTATCTTTACTTTCTAAAAAAAGAGGAAGAGCTTTTACTGAAGAGGATTGGGAAAAGGTGGACAACCTTTTAAGAAGATTAAAACTTTTTGATATAAAGGATAATAAAATAAATAAATTAACTAAAGGGCAACAACTTAAAGCAAGTTTGGCAAAACATATGATAACAGAGCCAAAACTTCTTTTTATAGATAGTCCTAATTCAACTTTAGATATGAAAAATAAATTAGATTTTTATCAAACAATAAAGATGTTATGTGATGAGGATAAATTGACAGTAATATTTATAACTCACAATATAAAAGAGATTTGCCAATATGCTAATAAATTACTTTTTCTAAAGAAAAAAGATAGAACATATTATTTTGGAGATGCTCAAGAGTTTATTAAGGATAAGGAGTAG